In Actinomycetota bacterium, the following proteins share a genomic window:
- the frr gene encoding ribosome recycling factor: MNKAISVLKDELAGIRTGRATPALLSRIVVDYYGTQVPIQQLASFSVPEPRTLVITPYDRNAIAAMEKAIMSSDVGITPGNDGTVIRLSFPPLTEERRKDLIKLVHNRGEEGRVAVRNIRRHTKEELEGLEREGGISQDDLVRSEKELQKVTDKHVAEIDEVVAHKDRELKEI, translated from the coding sequence ATGAACAAGGCCATTTCGGTGCTCAAGGACGAGTTGGCCGGGATCCGGACGGGACGAGCGACGCCGGCCTTGCTCTCACGGATCGTGGTGGACTATTACGGGACGCAGGTGCCCATCCAGCAGCTCGCGTCGTTCAGCGTTCCCGAACCCCGGACCCTCGTCATCACGCCGTACGACCGGAACGCGATCGCCGCCATGGAAAAGGCCATCATGTCGAGCGACGTCGGGATCACGCCTGGCAACGACGGAACCGTCATCAGGCTGAGCTTCCCACCCCTGACGGAGGAGCGCCGCAAGGACCTCATCAAGCTGGTCCACAATCGCGGCGAGGAGGGCAGGGTTGCCGTCCGGAACATCCGCCGGCACACCAAGGAGGAGCTCGAAGGGCTTGAGCGCGAAGGCGGCATCTCCCAAGATGACCTGGTCCGGTCGGAGAAGGAGCTCCAGAAGGTCACCGACAAGCACGTGGCCGAGATCGACGAGGTCGTCGCGCACAAGGACCGCGAGCTGAAGGAGATCTAG
- a CDS encoding response regulator transcription factor, producing the protein MTPQTVLVVDDEEAIAEAVRARLESEGYRVVVAADGAQALDAAEREPPDLVVLDLMLPGMDGLEVCKRLQRDRWVPVLMLTARTEEADKVAGFAVGADDYLTKPFSLRELAVRVRAILRRSERVAQATSGETLGLGALSIDAARRRVYVDGIEVQLTPLEFEILLTLARDPGVVFTREQLMDRVWGYRDYAGGRVVDSHVARLRRKLGEDGTTRFVRTVHGVGYAFRDDAA; encoded by the coding sequence GTGACCCCCCAAACCGTCCTGGTCGTCGACGACGAGGAGGCGATCGCGGAGGCCGTTCGCGCACGCCTCGAGAGCGAGGGATACCGGGTCGTGGTCGCGGCCGACGGCGCTCAGGCCCTCGACGCGGCGGAGCGAGAGCCACCCGACCTCGTGGTGCTAGACCTGATGCTTCCGGGCATGGACGGGCTCGAGGTGTGCAAGCGACTGCAGCGCGACCGGTGGGTTCCCGTACTGATGCTCACCGCTCGGACGGAAGAGGCCGACAAGGTCGCGGGCTTCGCCGTCGGAGCCGACGACTACCTCACCAAGCCGTTCAGCCTACGGGAGCTCGCCGTCCGTGTGCGCGCCATCCTTCGACGATCGGAGCGCGTGGCGCAGGCGACGTCGGGTGAGACGCTTGGCCTCGGGGCGCTCTCGATCGACGCCGCGCGGCGCCGGGTATATGTGGACGGCATCGAGGTACAGCTCACGCCGCTCGAGTTCGAGATCCTTCTCACACTCGCACGCGACCCCGGCGTGGTGTTCACGCGGGAGCAGCTGATGGATCGCGTGTGGGGCTACCGCGACTACGCGGGAGGGCGCGTCGTCGACTCGCACGTCGCGAGGTTGCGGCGCAAGCTGGGTGAGGACGGAACGACACGGTTCGTTCGAACCGTGCACGGCGTCGGCTACGCGTTCCGCGACGACGCGGCTTGA
- a CDS encoding ATP-binding protein, which yields MRPFEKLPTIRAKLGSVIVFAVGLTVALVYFLLGFALRNSFRDADLVELLRLAQTQSRSDAFADDGTTSYAWTEGGVLRWIGGPLGELPTFDGGVHVGVQDGVMFAAVPWRQQGAGGMFYAAREEPGFWVASTRFPFEFWWQLVVAGIAAAAIALAVARWLARGMTQPLRDMAKAAQRMQTGDYRQRVQTASRDEVGQLAVAFNTMSGELESLERLRRDLVANVSHELKTPISALRAHLENLLDGVERPDAHTLQMMLAQTERLTRLVEQLLELSRLEAGDVPMMRERLSLRPLVDRVLSEFEVVRARRAVELDERVPDDLPLVYADAERVHQVLFNLLDNAVRFTPSGGRVTITASGRNGAVDVAVADTGPGIAPEHLPRLFERFYRVDSARSRDEGGTGIGLAIARSVVEAHGGRIWAESEPGKGSTFTFELPVATEANVPETRRSR from the coding sequence ATGCGACCGTTCGAAAAGCTCCCCACGATCCGCGCCAAGCTGGGTTCGGTGATCGTGTTCGCCGTCGGGCTCACCGTCGCGCTCGTGTACTTCCTGCTCGGGTTCGCGCTGCGGAACTCGTTCCGCGACGCGGACCTCGTCGAGCTGCTTCGTCTTGCGCAGACACAGAGTCGCAGCGACGCCTTCGCCGACGACGGCACCACGTCCTACGCCTGGACGGAGGGAGGCGTCCTCAGGTGGATCGGAGGGCCGCTCGGAGAGCTTCCAACGTTCGACGGCGGCGTCCACGTCGGCGTGCAGGACGGGGTCATGTTCGCCGCCGTGCCGTGGCGCCAGCAGGGTGCCGGCGGGATGTTCTATGCCGCGCGCGAGGAGCCCGGCTTCTGGGTGGCCTCGACGAGGTTCCCGTTCGAATTCTGGTGGCAGCTCGTCGTCGCCGGCATCGCCGCGGCGGCGATCGCGCTGGCCGTGGCGAGATGGCTCGCCCGCGGGATGACGCAGCCCCTTCGCGACATGGCCAAGGCCGCGCAGCGGATGCAGACCGGCGACTACCGTCAGCGCGTTCAAACGGCATCGCGCGACGAGGTCGGACAGCTCGCCGTCGCGTTCAACACGATGAGCGGCGAGCTCGAGAGCCTCGAACGCCTCCGGCGGGACCTCGTGGCCAACGTGTCGCACGAGCTCAAAACGCCGATCTCGGCGCTCCGAGCGCACCTGGAGAACCTGCTCGACGGCGTCGAGCGGCCCGATGCCCACACGCTCCAGATGATGCTCGCGCAAACGGAACGTCTGACGCGCTTGGTGGAGCAGCTTCTCGAGCTGTCGCGTCTGGAAGCGGGCGACGTGCCGATGATGCGTGAGCGGCTCTCGCTCCGCCCCCTCGTCGACCGCGTCCTTTCGGAGTTCGAGGTCGTCCGGGCGCGTCGCGCGGTCGAGCTCGACGAGCGGGTTCCCGACGACCTGCCGCTCGTATACGCGGACGCCGAACGCGTCCACCAAGTCCTGTTCAACCTGCTCGACAACGCCGTGCGGTTCACGCCGTCGGGCGGTCGCGTGACGATCACGGCGTCCGGGCGGAACGGTGCGGTCGACGTCGCCGTCGCGGACACGGGTCCGGGGATCGCGCCGGAGCATCTGCCGCGGTTGTTCGAGCGCTTCTATCGGGTGGACAGCGCGCGCTCTCGCGACGAGGGAGGTACGGGGATCGGCCTGGCCATCGCGCGTTCAGTGGTCGAGGCGCACGGCGGCCGCATCTGGGCCGAGAGCGAGCCCGGGAAGGGAAGCACGTTCACGTTCGAGTTGCCGGTCGCGACCGAGGCGAACGTGCCGGAGACAAGGAGGAGCCGTTGA
- the tsf gene encoding translation elongation factor Ts yields MADIPAALVKQLRDMTGAGMMDAKRALQDADGDVDKAVVLLRERGLASIGKRAGRAANQGRIESYIHFNNTVGSLVEVNCETDFVANTDDFKQLAKDIALHVASPLAPQYLTRDDVPSAVADGERHVYEVQAKETGKPDHVLANIVEGKMKSFYEETVLLDQKFVKDDGRTIQQLLDEVSTKVGEKVAVRRFVRYRLGEDAG; encoded by the coding sequence ATGGCCGATATCCCGGCGGCGCTCGTCAAGCAGCTCCGCGACATGACCGGCGCGGGGATGATGGACGCCAAGCGCGCCTTGCAGGACGCGGACGGCGACGTCGACAAGGCCGTGGTGCTACTCCGCGAACGCGGCCTGGCCTCGATCGGCAAGCGCGCCGGTCGCGCCGCCAACCAGGGGCGGATCGAGTCGTACATCCACTTCAACAACACGGTGGGCTCACTCGTCGAGGTGAACTGCGAGACCGACTTCGTCGCCAACACCGATGACTTCAAGCAGCTCGCGAAGGACATCGCGCTGCACGTCGCGAGCCCGCTCGCGCCTCAGTACCTCACGCGTGACGACGTTCCGTCCGCCGTCGCCGACGGCGAGCGCCACGTCTACGAGGTGCAGGCGAAGGAGACGGGAAAGCCGGACCACGTCCTGGCGAACATCGTCGAAGGGAAGATGAAGTCCTTCTACGAGGAGACCGTCCTGCTCGACCAGAAGTTCGTGAAGGACGACGGCCGGACGATCCAGCAGTTGCTCGACGAGGTCTCGACCAAGGTCGGCGAGAAGGTGGCCGTGCGCCGCTTCGTCCGGTACAGGCTCGGCGAGGATGCGGGCTGA
- the pyrH gene encoding UMP kinase, with protein MYRRVLLKLSGDAFAPADTGYGISTAATGMLAHELADVVDIGVQCAVVVGGGNIFRGRQAPDIDRSRADYMGMLATVMNALALQDALEKVHVATRVQTAIHMAQIAEPYIPLRATRHLEKGRVVIFAAGIGVPYFSTDTTAAQRALEIGAQALLKGTKVDGVYTADPHVDPNASRFDSIEYLDVLREGYQVMDATAITLCMENKLPIIVFDFRTENNIRRAVAGEPIGTLVHGGGA; from the coding sequence ATGTACCGCCGCGTCCTGCTGAAGCTTTCCGGGGACGCGTTCGCTCCCGCCGACACCGGGTACGGCATCTCGACCGCCGCGACCGGGATGCTCGCCCATGAGCTCGCCGACGTCGTCGACATCGGAGTCCAGTGCGCGGTCGTCGTCGGCGGGGGCAACATCTTCCGCGGGCGTCAGGCGCCCGACATCGACCGCTCCCGTGCCGACTACATGGGCATGCTGGCGACGGTGATGAACGCGCTCGCGCTGCAGGACGCGCTTGAGAAGGTCCACGTGGCGACGCGGGTTCAGACGGCGATCCACATGGCTCAGATCGCCGAACCTTACATCCCGCTCCGCGCGACGCGGCACCTCGAGAAGGGCCGGGTGGTCATCTTCGCCGCGGGCATCGGCGTGCCGTACTTCTCGACCGACACGACGGCCGCGCAGAGAGCGCTCGAGATCGGCGCACAGGCGCTGCTGAAGGGCACGAAGGTGGATGGTGTCTACACGGCTGACCCGCACGTCGATCCGAACGCCAGCCGGTTCGACTCGATCGAGTACCTCGACGTGCTCCGCGAGGGCTACCAGGTGATGGACGCCACCGCGATCACCCTCTGCATGGAGAACAAGCTGCCGATCATCGTCTTCGACTTCCGTACGGAGAACAACATCCGGCGCGCCGTCGCGGGCGAACCGATCGGAACGCTCGTCCACGGTGGTGGGGCGTGA
- the rpsB gene encoding 30S ribosomal protein S2, whose translation MPVVTRRELLEAGVHFGHQTRRWNPKMGRYLYGERSGIYIVDLEKTLSGLEEAYGFVRDVGRRNGVVLFVGTKKQAQEVIAESATRVGMPYVTTRWLGGMLTNFQTVSRRLLRLRELREMERTGAFDYLPKKEAIRLRHEKEKLERNLGGMQSLERLPDAVFVIDTKKEHIAVNEARKLGVPVIAIVDTNCDPDEVDFVIPGNDDAIRSVALVTRIVADALAEGRQIGREAVVTRATGPEIEPEPEPATPAMQAATTEATD comes from the coding sequence GTGCCCGTCGTCACCAGACGGGAGCTCCTCGAGGCGGGCGTTCACTTCGGGCACCAGACGAGACGCTGGAACCCAAAGATGGGCCGCTACCTGTACGGGGAACGCTCCGGCATCTACATCGTCGACCTCGAGAAGACCCTGTCGGGCCTAGAGGAGGCATACGGATTCGTCCGCGATGTCGGCCGGCGGAACGGCGTCGTGCTGTTCGTGGGGACGAAGAAGCAGGCGCAAGAGGTCATCGCGGAGAGCGCCACGCGCGTCGGCATGCCCTACGTCACGACCCGGTGGCTCGGCGGCATGCTCACGAACTTCCAAACGGTCTCGCGGCGACTGCTCCGGCTGCGCGAGCTACGCGAGATGGAGCGGACGGGCGCCTTCGACTACCTACCGAAGAAGGAGGCCATCAGACTCCGGCACGAGAAGGAGAAGCTCGAGCGGAACCTGGGTGGGATGCAGAGCCTGGAGCGCCTTCCCGACGCCGTCTTCGTCATCGACACCAAGAAGGAGCACATCGCCGTGAACGAGGCGCGCAAGCTCGGCGTGCCCGTCATCGCCATCGTCGACACGAACTGCGACCCCGACGAGGTCGACTTCGTGATCCCCGGCAACGACGACGCCATCCGTTCGGTCGCCCTCGTCACGAGGATCGTTGCCGACGCGCTCGCCGAAGGTCGGCAGATCGGGCGCGAGGCCGTCGTCACCCGCGCCACCGGTCCGGAGATCGAGCCGGAGCCCGAGCCAGCTACCCCCGCCATGCAGGCCGCGACGACCGAGGCGACCGACTGA
- a CDS encoding phosphatidate cytidylyltransferase, whose product MPEDEERGQGEQLFEDLDKFFAPIQDVDWPESTDDRSAETGSRAAPRPEETAGSEAEQPLRIQDVDEDETETSSVGQEDVFASPPTERDEPNDDADGVSAHLLESEADDDDAITREALSRAPGAYVDLPGPDENDDEPVVAELDEPSAATDRAPDLESVEAAADRFAASVRDEVNVGAPSGATEEIQIAALLGDEEDEEVEPARVEASRTVRLGSEGLGGPSWQEPTALEVGADTERVSAGRDVPMAFLTGLVLTVLALGAIAIGPGPFAVVASILVLLAQGEFYFALQKRHYQPATALGLAAGALMLGAAYYRGEAAMLVVLALTVVATFLWYMTVPPPHRRNVVSNIGLTLLGVAYIPLLAGYALAVLELTDGRALALSIIGLTVAYDIAAFVVGTWWGSRPLAPNISPKKSWEGAIGATFVVAAIAIGAVAPAVGLLDTIPASVGLAVVVSIFAPLGDLAESLLKRDLDLKDMGGVLPGHGGVLDRIDALLFVAPAAFMYLRVLLL is encoded by the coding sequence GTGCCGGAGGACGAGGAGCGGGGCCAGGGCGAACAGCTCTTCGAGGACCTGGACAAGTTCTTCGCGCCCATTCAAGACGTCGACTGGCCCGAGTCGACCGACGATCGGTCGGCGGAGACCGGATCGCGCGCCGCTCCGCGCCCGGAGGAAACGGCCGGATCTGAAGCCGAGCAGCCGCTCCGCATCCAGGACGTCGACGAGGACGAAACCGAGACGTCGTCGGTCGGTCAGGAGGACGTGTTCGCGTCGCCTCCGACCGAGCGCGACGAGCCGAATGACGACGCTGACGGGGTATCCGCGCACCTGCTCGAGTCCGAGGCGGACGATGACGATGCGATCACCCGGGAGGCGTTGTCACGGGCGCCCGGAGCATACGTCGACCTCCCGGGCCCCGACGAGAACGACGACGAACCGGTCGTCGCCGAGCTCGACGAACCGAGCGCCGCTACCGACCGCGCCCCCGACCTCGAGTCGGTCGAGGCGGCCGCGGACCGATTCGCCGCATCGGTCCGCGACGAGGTGAATGTGGGCGCGCCATCCGGCGCGACGGAGGAGATCCAGATCGCGGCCCTCCTCGGGGACGAGGAGGACGAAGAGGTCGAACCGGCTCGAGTCGAGGCTTCACGCACCGTGCGACTCGGTTCAGAGGGACTCGGCGGTCCCAGCTGGCAGGAACCGACCGCGCTCGAGGTCGGCGCCGATACCGAGCGCGTCAGCGCCGGACGCGACGTGCCGATGGCGTTCCTCACCGGGCTGGTACTCACCGTTCTCGCGCTCGGCGCGATCGCGATCGGGCCGGGGCCATTCGCGGTGGTGGCAAGCATCTTGGTTCTGCTCGCGCAGGGCGAGTTCTACTTCGCGTTGCAAAAGCGCCATTACCAGCCGGCAACTGCGCTCGGTCTCGCGGCGGGTGCGCTCATGCTCGGCGCCGCGTACTACCGGGGCGAGGCGGCGATGCTGGTCGTCCTGGCACTCACGGTCGTCGCGACGTTCCTTTGGTACATGACGGTGCCGCCGCCGCATCGTCGCAACGTCGTGTCGAACATCGGGCTGACGCTCCTCGGCGTGGCGTACATTCCGCTGCTGGCGGGGTACGCGCTCGCAGTTCTGGAGCTCACGGACGGACGAGCCTTGGCGCTCTCCATCATCGGGCTCACCGTGGCGTACGACATCGCCGCGTTCGTCGTCGGAACGTGGTGGGGAAGCCGGCCGCTCGCACCCAACATCAGTCCCAAGAAGTCGTGGGAGGGGGCGATCGGCGCCACCTTCGTCGTCGCGGCCATCGCGATCGGAGCCGTCGCGCCGGCGGTCGGGCTGCTGGACACGATTCCGGCCTCGGTCGGTCTCGCCGTCGTCGTCAGTATCTTCGCCCCGCTCGGCGACCTGGCCGAGTCGCTGTTGAAGCGGGACCTCGACCTCAAGGACATGGGCGGCGTGCTTCCGGGTCACGGCGGCGTGCTCGACCGTATCGACGCTCTGCTGTTCGTGGCGCCCGCGGCGTTCATGTATCTGCGCGTCCTGCTGCTCTAA
- the dxr gene encoding 1-deoxy-D-xylulose-5-phosphate reductoisomerase, which translates to MRTLIILGSTGSIGTQALDVVRRNPDRFRVVGLSAGTNHELLVGQIREFLPPHVAIADEEAASDLRERLAGIRGVEVHVGPNAAETLARDAEADMVLNALVGAAGLGPTLATLQAGKTLLLANKESLVVGGELVLDLIKGEPERLIPVDSEHAALAQSLRGERREDVKRVILTGSGGPFRGWTRSELAKASVKEALAHPVWQMGPKITIDSATLMNKGLEVIEAHYLFRLDYSQIHVVIHPQGLIHALVEFRDGSMQAQFSLPDMRLPIQHALAWPERLPTGVGSVPLVDSTLTFEPVDREAFQAIDLAYRVGELGLTFPAVMSAANEVAVMGFLEGKIPLTRIVEIAQAVVDEHQAPSSVVSVVNLERADAWARKRAAEIIEAPR; encoded by the coding sequence GTGCGCACGCTCATCATCCTCGGGTCGACGGGGTCGATCGGCACGCAGGCGCTCGACGTCGTCAGGCGCAACCCCGACCGATTCCGCGTGGTTGGACTGTCGGCGGGAACCAACCATGAACTTCTCGTCGGTCAGATCCGCGAGTTCCTGCCGCCGCACGTCGCCATCGCGGACGAGGAGGCCGCCTCGGATCTTCGAGAGCGGCTCGCCGGCATCCGCGGCGTGGAGGTCCACGTCGGCCCGAACGCCGCCGAGACGCTGGCGCGCGACGCGGAGGCGGACATGGTCCTCAACGCGCTCGTCGGTGCGGCCGGGCTGGGGCCGACACTGGCCACGCTTCAGGCGGGCAAAACGCTCCTGCTCGCGAACAAGGAGAGCCTCGTCGTCGGCGGCGAGCTCGTCTTGGACCTCATCAAGGGCGAGCCCGAGCGGCTGATCCCGGTCGATTCCGAACACGCCGCGCTCGCGCAGTCGTTGCGTGGCGAGCGGCGCGAGGACGTCAAGCGCGTGATCCTGACCGGCTCGGGCGGTCCGTTCCGCGGGTGGACCCGCTCGGAGCTGGCGAAGGCCTCGGTGAAGGAGGCGCTCGCGCACCCGGTGTGGCAGATGGGCCCCAAGATCACGATCGATTCGGCGACGCTCATGAACAAGGGCCTCGAGGTGATCGAGGCGCACTACCTGTTCCGCCTCGATTACTCGCAGATCCATGTGGTGATCCACCCTCAAGGTCTCATCCACGCGCTCGTCGAGTTCCGCGACGGGTCGATGCAGGCGCAGTTCTCGTTGCCGGACATGCGTCTTCCGATCCAGCACGCGCTCGCGTGGCCCGAGCGGCTGCCGACCGGCGTCGGCTCGGTTCCGCTCGTCGACAGCACGCTCACCTTCGAACCCGTCGATCGCGAGGCATTCCAGGCCATCGACCTCGCCTACCGCGTGGGCGAGCTCGGCCTGACGTTTCCCGCGGTGATGAGCGCGGCGAACGAGGTGGCGGTCATGGGGTTCCTGGAGGGGAAGATCCCGCTCACCCGCATCGTCGAGATCGCGCAGGCGGTCGTCGACGAGCACCAGGCGCCGTCATCGGTGGTGTCCGTAGTGAACCTCGAGCGCGCCGACGCCTGGGCGCGCAAGCGCGCCGCCGAGATCATCGAGGCGCCGCGGTAA
- a CDS encoding M50 family metallopeptidase codes for MGALGQVSFFVALVIVIVIHEAAHFAVARAFGIKVNEFFIGFGPKIWSTMRGDTEFGFKWIPAGGYVKIAGMSPYETIAPEDLPRTYGAKPKWQRALVIVAGPATHFVLAIACFALWLGFVGQPTTNSPQIVAVERRLEGQTSPAVEAGLRAGDRVVAVDGVDDPSTDVVLARTQEHVGEPLAFTFERDGERFTVDIVPVPAQVDGEEVARIGVRLGEGRRETSGPIGALSGGADLVGEHAVGTIKNVGRIFGPEGVGRVFELAFTDAPRRNEDVSSVVGVGRFAGSLASEGRFGDILFLFAIVNVFVGVLNLLPLPPFDGGHLALLVVEKLLGRPVDMRKVVPVSAAVAAFLIVFTIAVVYVDIVKPPV; via the coding sequence GTGGGCGCGCTCGGCCAGGTCTCGTTCTTCGTTGCGCTTGTCATCGTCATCGTCATCCACGAGGCCGCGCACTTCGCAGTGGCGCGCGCGTTCGGGATCAAGGTGAACGAGTTCTTCATCGGGTTCGGTCCCAAGATCTGGTCGACGATGCGAGGCGACACGGAGTTCGGATTCAAATGGATCCCCGCGGGGGGCTACGTGAAGATCGCGGGGATGAGCCCATACGAGACGATCGCTCCGGAGGATCTTCCGCGAACGTACGGGGCGAAACCGAAGTGGCAGCGAGCGCTGGTGATCGTCGCGGGACCTGCTACGCACTTCGTCCTCGCCATCGCCTGCTTCGCGCTGTGGCTCGGCTTCGTCGGCCAGCCGACCACGAACAGTCCGCAGATCGTCGCGGTCGAACGACGACTTGAGGGACAGACGTCGCCCGCCGTCGAGGCGGGTCTTCGCGCCGGCGACCGCGTGGTCGCCGTCGACGGTGTCGACGACCCCTCAACCGACGTGGTCCTGGCGCGCACGCAGGAACACGTCGGCGAGCCCCTCGCGTTCACGTTCGAGCGCGACGGCGAGCGGTTCACGGTGGATATCGTGCCGGTGCCTGCCCAGGTGGACGGTGAGGAGGTCGCGCGGATCGGCGTCCGGCTCGGCGAGGGCAGGCGCGAGACAAGCGGACCGATCGGCGCGCTCTCGGGGGGTGCGGACCTCGTTGGAGAGCATGCCGTCGGCACGATCAAGAACGTCGGACGCATCTTCGGACCGGAGGGGGTCGGCCGCGTGTTCGAGCTCGCGTTCACCGACGCTCCCAGGCGGAACGAGGACGTGTCGAGCGTCGTCGGCGTGGGGCGGTTCGCGGGCAGCCTCGCGTCCGAGGGGCGTTTCGGCGACATCTTGTTCCTGTTCGCCATCGTGAACGTGTTCGTCGGTGTGCTGAACCTGCTGCCGTTGCCTCCGTTCGACGGCGGTCATCTCGCGCTTCTCGTCGTCGAGAAGCTCCTCGGCAGGCCGGTCGACATGCGTAAGGTCGTCCCGGTGTCCGCCGCCGTCGCAGCGTTCCTCATCGTGTTCACGATCGCCGTCGTGTACGTCGACATCGTGAAGCCTCCGGTCTGA
- a CDS encoding secondary thiamine-phosphate synthase enzyme YjbQ, giving the protein MKSATTAVEVTAPGRHTYLDLTDELERAIKDSGVTEGAVVAFCPHTTCALLINEWEDGALRDFRERVLRLIPQDAYYAHDDLDRRTQNLAESHERQNGHSHVTSMLLSATSHAIPVSSGEPMLGRWQRLILFEMDEPKERRVVFHAFGV; this is encoded by the coding sequence TTGAAATCCGCCACCACCGCCGTCGAGGTCACCGCGCCGGGCCGGCACACGTACCTCGATCTCACCGACGAGCTCGAACGGGCGATCAAGGACTCTGGCGTGACCGAAGGCGCGGTCGTCGCGTTCTGTCCGCACACGACGTGCGCGCTTCTGATCAACGAATGGGAGGACGGCGCGCTTCGGGACTTCCGCGAGCGGGTTCTCCGTCTGATCCCCCAGGATGCCTACTACGCGCACGACGACCTCGACCGGCGCACGCAAAACTTGGCCGAATCGCACGAGCGGCAGAACGGGCACTCGCACGTCACCTCGATGCTCCTATCGGCGACGTCGCACGCGATCCCCGTCTCGTCGGGCGAGCCGATGCTCGGGCGGTGGCAGCGGCTGATCCTGTTCGAGATGGACGAGCCGAAGGAACGCCGCGTGGTGTTCCACGCGTTCGGCGTATAG